CCAATTCAAAAGAGGAACAAAGGGATATCCCTTGCTCCTTCTATCAGTTACACACCACTGAAATTATTACGACTCCCGTACGGGACACAAGAACCGCCCCTATGCCTCAAACACCTCCAAAATAAACCTGGATATCCCTATGGTTTTATTACGGTAGGTTTGGAGGGAGGAGATGTGGAGTTCCTCTTTTGCTCTGGTTACGGCAACGTACATAAGGCGTCTTTCTTCTTCGATGGCTTCGTTGATTTTGTCTTCACCGGATAAAATGGATATTCGATCATCGGTTTCATGTAAGGATGATTGATGTGGCAGAATCGATTCGCTGGCTCCTATCAAATACACAACCGGGAATTCGAGTCCTTTTGATCCGTGTATCGTCATTAACTTCACAACATTGGGATTCTTTTGCTTTCTTAGCTTTTCCATTTGTTCATGATAGGTCATCACTTGGTCAATAAATTGTAAATACTCCTTAACACTAGAAAAATTTCTCGCGGAGTTTTCCAATTCATCCAGGGTTTCTTCTACTATTTCTTCATAAAGTGTTGAGGCCGGTGTCGTTCGATCTAATAAATACCTGGTATATTGTCCTTTTCCATTTCTTATTTCCTGAATGGCTGCGACAGGCTGTTGTTCCCTCAACTGCTTAATAAACGCAACTTTCTCAGTCAAAATCTCTCTATGATTGGAACTGATCCACGGTAAATCTGTGATCTTTTCCAATAAAAGATCTCCCGGTTTCTGATTCATTCCAATATAATCTATAACTCTATCAGCCGACAGATATAAGGAAGGGAGTATACCCCTGAAGGCCGGCCAATGACCAGGATCACAGGATAACCTTAAATAATCCAAAATGGGTTTTACTATTGGATTATCATAAAATAGCTCATCCTTCCCATATGTAACAAACGGAATTTCCTCTAAAACAAGTCTGTCAGTTATTTCTCTGCTAACAGCATGGGTACGAAAAAGAATGGCATGGTCGCGCCATTCCCGGTCAGATCTTTTTAAGGAATGAATGATATGTCTCGCCTCATCTTCCACTGTTTCATATGTGGAGTAAACAGGTTCTTTTCCCGTTTCATTGACCGCATACAAGTTTTTCTCGAACCTTTTTTTATTATGCTTAATGATTTCATTTCCCAGGCCGACGATGTATGGATTTGAACGATAATTTATATCCAGTACGATTTTCCGGCAAGCAGAATATTCTTGAGGAAAACCTAAAATAATATCATTTGTGGCTGCGCGAAATTGATAAATCGATTGACTATCATCCCCAACGACAAACAGGTTATTTTGAGGCAGAGCTAATTTTTTCATAATGACATGCTGAAGAACAGATGTGTCCTGGTATTCATCGATCTCAATATAAGTAAAGCGGCGTTGTAAATTTTTTAAGATGGGCGGCTGTTTCTCTAGTAATTGATAAGTGTGAAAAAGAATATCATCAAAGTCCATCAGATTATTTTCTTCCTTATAATCCATGAATCTCTGAAACGCCTCTTGAACTTCCTGATCGACTAATGCGTTTGCTTTCACCGTCTTAGGAAGAATGAGGTGATTGGCCATATAGTTGAATTTTGCCAGCAAGATCTCCGGCTCATCATTTATGTTCATATCCTTTAATATCTTTTTAATGATAAACTGCCTATGTTTCTCATTATTGATAATTTTATGGGTGTAGCCAACACTTCTTAACAGCCGAAGGAAAATTGAATGGAAGGTCCCGACAAGCAAGTTCCCCATCATTTCGGAAGTAATCCCCGGAATCTTCGAGATTCTCTCCGCCATTTCAGTGGCTGCCTTTTTTGTAAACGTGACAATCAATATTTGCTGAGGTTTAACATTTTTCACAAGCATAAGATAACCAGCACGGGCGGTTAACACAGCTGTCTTCCCGCTCCCAGCACCTGCTAAAGTCAAAACCGGCCCATCTGTCGTTCTTACCGCCTCAATTTGTTTCTCATTTAAATAGATTCCGATTTTCTCTAAACTTCGAAAATAATAAGCATCTGGGTCACGGGGAGTCACAATTCTTTGGCTCGTTACATTCCTAGCTATCTTGGCAATCGGTGTAGTTGGCGGCTGGAATGTTAAGTTGGTATCCATACTTGACCTCCCCTCATTCTATAATTAATGACATGATCGCTTCCTTCAATCCTGCTTGATCTTCCCTGCATAAATCTCTCGCCGTTGTAATCTCATAAATGAATGTTTCAATTAGCTGATCGATTTCTTCAGCCTGACTGATCCGCAATAGTAAAATAGCTTGCAAGAAATGCCAACGGGGATTGGCTGGATCCAAATCAATAGCATGCCTTATCACTCTGCTGCATATCAAAGCATCCACCTGATTTCTATTCATCACCTGAGCCGTATATCCCCAGTACAACGCTTTATTAGGATTATCCCTGATGGCCAGCATATATAACTCTAAAGCTTCTTGAACTTTCCCACTTAAAAAATACAGTTCTCCGAGTAAGAAAGATGCTTCTGCTCTTATTTCAGCATCATAGCTCTCCATATCAGCCATAATCTCTTTAAGGAATTCATCTACCTTATCATGAACATCAGCTTCGCGAATCCGGTCCAAATCTGGATACGTTTCATCAGAGCGCTCAATGCTTTGCGGATAGTTCTTCTGGTTTGGGATGGGTAATGGTTGATCATAGCCATAGGATAAATAGACCTCAATATTCTCTTTACAATAGTTCAATATGTCTTGATTATGATAGACAGTTGCCAGTCTCTCCAAGGTCTGAAGTGCTTTAAAGCAATCTTCAAATCTCCCCATTTGGAAGCTGTACTCTATAAAAGACTGAATGGATTCAAGACTCAACCAGTGATTATTGATGATCACAAGCAGGTCATCCACATTTCCTTCAAGGATATGTCTCTCATGGGTTTCCCGCATGCTTTTATTAAACTGCTCCATCGCTTGTTTAGATTGTTCTTCCGTTTGATTATTAAGAATATCGATAATTTCTTGATGGACTCTTTCCTGCTGCTTCCGGTCTACCTTGGTAATGGCAATTTCCACACCAAAAAATAAACCAAAGCCTCCCCCAAGAATCCGATTCAATCTCACTTCGAACTCTTGGCCACTATCGATAAGCGGAGATAGTTTGGCTGCAGTTTCCCTAGGAATCCAACCGATACTTTCATCATATTCGTTAAAAACACCAATCGCATTTCTGTCATGCGGGTTGAAGTAATCCCTTTCCATATAGATGTGATCATGAATGGAAAGTCTGTTTATCACTTCTTGTCTTCCCTCAAATTTCACCCCGGCTAGTCTTACAAGCTGTGTCATTCTCTCACCTCGACAATATTCTGCAATTTTATAAAAAAGTCCCTACTTTCCGACTTTT
This portion of the Mesobacillus sp. S13 genome encodes:
- a CDS encoding HIRAN domain-containing protein, with product MTQLVRLAGVKFEGRQEVINRLSIHDHIYMERDYFNPHDRNAIGVFNEYDESIGWIPRETAAKLSPLIDSGQEFEVRLNRILGGGFGLFFGVEIAITKVDRKQQERVHQEIIDILNNQTEEQSKQAMEQFNKSMRETHERHILEGNVDDLLVIINNHWLSLESIQSFIEYSFQMGRFEDCFKALQTLERLATVYHNQDILNYCKENIEVYLSYGYDQPLPIPNQKNYPQSIERSDETYPDLDRIREADVHDKVDEFLKEIMADMESYDAEIRAEASFLLGELYFLSGKVQEALELYMLAIRDNPNKALYWGYTAQVMNRNQVDALICSRVIRHAIDLDPANPRWHFLQAILLLRISQAEEIDQLIETFIYEITTARDLCREDQAGLKEAIMSLIIE
- a CDS encoding ATP-dependent helicase, which produces MDTNLTFQPPTTPIAKIARNVTSQRIVTPRDPDAYYFRSLEKIGIYLNEKQIEAVRTTDGPVLTLAGAGSGKTAVLTARAGYLMLVKNVKPQQILIVTFTKKAATEMAERISKIPGITSEMMGNLLVGTFHSIFLRLLRSVGYTHKIINNEKHRQFIIKKILKDMNINDEPEILLAKFNYMANHLILPKTVKANALVDQEVQEAFQRFMDYKEENNLMDFDDILFHTYQLLEKQPPILKNLQRRFTYIEIDEYQDTSVLQHVIMKKLALPQNNLFVVGDDSQSIYQFRAATNDIILGFPQEYSACRKIVLDINYRSNPYIVGLGNEIIKHNKKRFEKNLYAVNETGKEPVYSTYETVEDEARHIIHSLKRSDREWRDHAILFRTHAVSREITDRLVLEEIPFVTYGKDELFYDNPIVKPILDYLRLSCDPGHWPAFRGILPSLYLSADRVIDYIGMNQKPGDLLLEKITDLPWISSNHREILTEKVAFIKQLREQQPVAAIQEIRNGKGQYTRYLLDRTTPASTLYEEIVEETLDELENSARNFSSVKEYLQFIDQVMTYHEQMEKLRKQKNPNVVKLMTIHGSKGLEFPVVYLIGASESILPHQSSLHETDDRISILSGEDKINEAIEEERRLMYVAVTRAKEELHISSLQTYRNKTIGISRFILEVFEA